The following proteins come from a genomic window of Streptomyces sp. Sge12:
- a CDS encoding MoaD/ThiS family protein, which yields MATGTIRYWAAAKAAAKTAEEPYSAGTLAEALDAVRERHPGELTRVLLRCSFLVNDEPVGKRPHDSVPLTEGGTVEVLPPFAGG from the coding sequence GTGGCAACCGGAACCATCCGCTACTGGGCGGCGGCCAAGGCCGCGGCCAAGACGGCGGAGGAGCCGTACTCGGCGGGGACACTCGCCGAGGCGCTCGACGCCGTGCGGGAGCGCCACCCCGGGGAGCTGACCCGGGTCCTGCTGCGCTGCTCCTTCCTCGTGAACGACGAACCTGTGGGCAAGCGCCCGCACGATTCCGTCCCGCTGACCGAGGGGGGCACCGTCGAGGTGCTCCCGCCGTTCGCGGGCGGGTGA
- a CDS encoding LacI family DNA-binding transcriptional regulator — protein MAKVTRDDVARLAGTSTAVVSYVINNGPRPVAPATRERVLAAIKDLGYRPDRVAQAMASRRTDLIGMIVPDARQPFFAEMAHAVEQAAAERGKMVLVGNSDYRTEREVHYLRAFLGMRVSGLILVSQGMSEQAASEIEAWDARVVLLHERPEAIDDVAVVTDDIGGAQLATRHLLEHGHEYVACIGGVENTPSVGDPVADHVEGWRRAMQESGRSVEGRLIEAPYNRYDAYKVALEVLARPDRPTAIFCATDDQAIGVLRAARELRIDVPGELAVAGFDDVKEAALTDPPLTTIASDRPAMARAAVDLVLDDGLRVAGSRRERLKQFPSALVIRRSCGCR, from the coding sequence GTGGCCAAGGTGACGCGGGATGACGTGGCACGACTTGCGGGTACGTCTACCGCCGTCGTGAGCTACGTCATCAACAACGGACCCCGGCCGGTCGCCCCGGCCACGCGCGAGCGTGTCCTCGCCGCGATCAAGGATCTGGGCTACCGCCCGGACCGGGTCGCCCAGGCGATGGCCTCGCGGCGCACCGACCTCATAGGCATGATCGTTCCGGATGCCCGGCAGCCGTTCTTCGCGGAGATGGCGCACGCGGTCGAACAGGCCGCCGCCGAGCGCGGGAAAATGGTGCTCGTCGGCAATTCCGACTACCGCACCGAGCGCGAGGTGCACTACCTGCGGGCCTTCCTCGGCATGCGGGTCTCCGGCCTGATCCTGGTCAGCCAGGGCATGAGCGAGCAGGCCGCCAGCGAGATCGAGGCCTGGGACGCGCGGGTCGTGCTGCTGCACGAGCGCCCGGAGGCGATCGACGACGTCGCCGTCGTCACGGACGACATCGGCGGCGCCCAGCTCGCCACCCGCCACCTGCTGGAGCACGGGCACGAGTACGTGGCCTGCATCGGCGGCGTCGAGAACACGCCCTCCGTCGGCGACCCGGTCGCCGACCACGTCGAGGGCTGGCGGCGAGCCATGCAGGAGTCCGGCCGCTCGGTCGAGGGCCGGCTCATCGAGGCCCCGTACAACCGCTACGACGCGTACAAGGTCGCGCTGGAGGTCCTGGCGCGGCCCGACCGCCCGACGGCCATCTTCTGTGCCACGGACGACCAGGCGATCGGTGTGCTGCGGGCCGCGCGCGAGCTGCGCATCGACGTGCCCGGGGAACTGGCCGTCGCGGGCTTCGACGACGTCAAGGAAGCCGCCCTCACGGATCCGCCGCTGACCACGATCGCCTCGGACCGCCCGGCGATGGCCCGGGCGGCGGTGGACCTGGTCCTGGACGACGGCCTGCGCGTGGCCGGCTCCCGACGGGAACGGCTCAAGCAGTTCCCGTCGGCGCTGGTGATCCGCCGCTCCTGCGGCTGCCGCTGA
- a CDS encoding DNA polymerase III subunit beta family protein produces the protein MHSIGEMGRDSGLGVSALRFYDRAGVLMPARVDPVTGYRWYAPEQLDEARLLARLRQAGMPLADIRLVLAGWAGADTGDTALVPRLLDGHLRRLERELADARGALSTVRALLGHKESTMTTTATPTPTARLTVPAAEFAAALDSVRFAVGNDPELSMLGGIHFDVDGADLHLVATDRYRMAVACASTGGHGGERVRLTVPAPLVDAMRALLADGGEAVITVDGDAVELETQGRRVAGQGFGEEFPDHRRLTRLPEGRRIPLDVPALRHALAGQDGERCALVLTDTVTVAAADAVDFDAAGDRVGVNPAFLLEALAAGEEMLLEYVGPRAPLVLLRPDTEDAFSLLMPCTLDA, from the coding sequence ATGCACAGCATTGGCGAGATGGGCCGGGACAGCGGGCTGGGCGTGAGCGCGCTGCGGTTCTACGACCGCGCCGGCGTCCTGATGCCGGCCCGGGTGGATCCGGTGACCGGGTACCGCTGGTACGCGCCCGAACAGCTCGACGAGGCCCGGCTGCTGGCCCGGCTCCGGCAGGCGGGGATGCCGCTCGCGGACATCCGGCTCGTCCTGGCGGGCTGGGCCGGGGCGGACACCGGGGACACCGCTCTGGTGCCCCGGCTGCTGGACGGCCACCTGCGGCGCCTCGAACGCGAACTCGCCGATGCGCGCGGGGCGCTCTCCACGGTTCGCGCGCTACTGGGACACAAGGAGAGCACCATGACGACGACCGCCACCCCGACCCCCACCGCCCGGCTGACCGTGCCCGCCGCGGAGTTCGCGGCCGCACTGGACTCCGTACGGTTCGCCGTCGGCAACGATCCCGAGCTGTCGATGCTCGGCGGGATCCACTTCGACGTGGACGGGGCGGACCTGCACCTCGTGGCCACCGACCGCTACCGGATGGCCGTGGCGTGCGCGTCCACGGGCGGCCACGGCGGCGAACGGGTCCGGCTGACCGTGCCCGCTCCGCTCGTGGACGCCATGCGGGCCCTGCTGGCCGACGGCGGCGAGGCCGTCATCACCGTCGACGGGGACGCGGTCGAACTGGAGACGCAGGGCCGCCGGGTCGCCGGGCAGGGCTTCGGCGAGGAGTTCCCCGACCACCGCCGTCTGACGAGGCTCCCCGAGGGGCGCCGCATCCCCCTGGACGTACCGGCCCTCCGGCATGCCCTCGCCGGGCAGGACGGCGAGCGGTGCGCGCTCGTCCTGACGGACACCGTGACCGTCGCCGCCGCCGACGCGGTGGACTTCGACGCCGCGGGCGACCGGGTCGGGGTCAATCCCGCCTTCCTCCTCGAAGCGCTCGCCGCCGGGGAGGAGATGCTGCTGGAGTACGTCGGCCCCAGGGCCCCGCTCGTCCTGCTGCGGCCGGACACCGAGGACGCCTTCTCCCTGCTGATGCCCTGCACGCTCGACGCCTGA
- a CDS encoding S1C family serine protease — translation MTESFRREGEYPQENSPAQHAPFGEDWQRGRDRLAHETGVGAAAPTPAAAYPPPPPYPPTAPTAPGWHEAHRPPVIRGETVPPTADGGADGGADGGGADDGGPRHGAHAASPAPRAKRPVALLAAVALAAALVGGGTAAAVQQLMERQAGTSGGVNGTTVSQSSSGTVAGVAEQVSPSVVRIDVRTGSGQGTGSGIVITAGGEIVTNNHVVSGASEIQVTMSDGKKYAAKIVGTDPDKDLALIKLQGASGLKPASLGNSGGVKVGDQVVAIGSPDGLTGTVTSGIVSALNREVKVPKSEQQSPQNRQQGEDSWPFSFGGRQFNGDPGSDTTSYKALQTDASLNPGNSGGALVNMNGEIVGMPSAIYSPATGNSAAGSVGLGFAIPVDTIKADLDSLRKGGPGGAGSSDTGTGTGTGGAANGFGTIF, via the coding sequence ATGACCGAGAGCTTCCGCCGCGAAGGCGAGTACCCGCAGGAGAACAGCCCGGCCCAGCACGCGCCGTTCGGCGAGGACTGGCAGCGCGGACGGGACCGGCTGGCGCACGAGACCGGGGTCGGGGCAGCGGCCCCGACCCCGGCCGCGGCCTACCCGCCGCCGCCCCCGTACCCGCCCACCGCGCCCACCGCGCCCGGCTGGCACGAGGCGCACCGGCCGCCGGTCATCCGGGGCGAGACCGTGCCGCCTACGGCCGACGGCGGAGCCGACGGCGGAGCGGACGGCGGCGGCGCGGATGACGGCGGCCCGCGCCACGGTGCCCACGCCGCCTCCCCCGCACCCCGGGCCAAGCGGCCCGTCGCCCTGCTGGCCGCCGTCGCGCTCGCCGCGGCCCTGGTCGGCGGGGGCACCGCGGCCGCCGTCCAGCAGCTGATGGAGCGGCAGGCCGGCACCTCCGGCGGGGTCAACGGCACCACCGTCTCGCAGTCCAGCAGCGGCACGGTCGCCGGCGTCGCCGAGCAGGTCAGCCCCTCGGTCGTCCGCATCGACGTCCGCACCGGATCCGGTCAGGGCACCGGGTCCGGCATCGTCATCACCGCCGGCGGCGAGATCGTCACCAACAACCACGTGGTGAGCGGCGCCTCCGAGATCCAGGTGACGATGAGCGACGGCAAGAAGTACGCCGCCAAGATCGTCGGCACCGACCCCGACAAGGACCTCGCCCTGATCAAGCTCCAGGGCGCGTCCGGGCTCAAGCCCGCCTCGCTCGGCAACTCCGGCGGCGTCAAGGTCGGCGACCAGGTCGTCGCCATCGGCTCCCCCGACGGCCTCACCGGCACCGTCACCAGCGGCATCGTCTCCGCCCTGAACCGCGAGGTGAAGGTGCCGAAGTCGGAGCAGCAGTCCCCGCAGAACCGGCAGCAGGGCGAGGACAGCTGGCCGTTCTCCTTCGGCGGCCGCCAGTTCAACGGGGACCCCGGCTCCGACACCACCTCGTACAAGGCCCTCCAGACGGACGCCTCCCTCAACCCCGGCAACTCCGGCGGCGCCCTGGTCAACATGAACGGCGAGATCGTGGGCATGCCCTCCGCGATCTACTCCCCCGCGACCGGCAACTCCGCGGCCGGCAGCGTCGGCCTCGGCTTCGCCATCCCGGTCGACACGATCAAGGCCGACCTGGACTCCCTGCGCAAGGGCGGCCCGGGCGGGGCGGGCTCCTCCGACACAGGAACCGGCACCGGCACCGGGGGCGCCGCGAACGGCTTCGGCACGATCTTCTAG
- a CDS encoding winged helix-turn-helix transcriptional regulator gives MSSLLLLTNALQPSTEVLPALGLLLHNVRVAPAEGPALVDTPGADVILVDGRRDLPQVRSLCQLLRSTGPGCPLMLVVTEGGLAAVTADWGIDDVLLDTAGPAEVEARLRLATGRQQLGSDDSPMEIRNGDLSVDEATYSAKLKGRVLDLTFKEFELLKYLAQHPGRVFTRAQLLQEVWGYDYFGGTRTVDVHVRRLRAKLGPEHESLIGTVRNVGYRFVTPEKVERAAAEAAAQAAAKAAASAAAQPADRTAPAVTRSAEEPVSIHSAGRPAQR, from the coding sequence GTGAGCTCACTCCTGCTGCTCACCAACGCCCTGCAGCCGTCCACCGAGGTGCTGCCCGCCCTCGGTCTGCTGCTGCACAACGTCCGGGTGGCGCCGGCCGAGGGCCCCGCCCTGGTGGACACCCCGGGAGCCGATGTCATCCTCGTGGACGGCCGCCGCGACCTGCCGCAGGTGCGGTCGCTGTGCCAGCTGCTCCGCTCCACGGGACCCGGCTGTCCGCTGATGCTCGTGGTCACCGAGGGCGGCCTGGCGGCCGTCACCGCCGACTGGGGCATCGACGACGTCCTGCTGGACACCGCCGGCCCCGCCGAGGTCGAGGCGCGGCTGCGGCTGGCCACCGGCCGTCAGCAGCTCGGCTCGGACGACTCCCCGATGGAGATCCGCAACGGCGACCTGTCGGTGGACGAGGCGACGTACTCCGCCAAGCTCAAGGGGCGGGTGCTCGACCTCACCTTCAAGGAGTTCGAGCTGCTCAAATACCTGGCCCAGCACCCGGGCCGGGTCTTCACGCGCGCCCAGCTGCTCCAGGAGGTCTGGGGCTACGACTACTTCGGCGGCACCCGGACGGTCGACGTGCACGTACGGCGGCTGCGCGCCAAGCTCGGCCCCGAGCACGAGTCGCTGATCGGCACGGTCCGCAACGTCGGCTACCGCTTCGTCACGCCGGAGAAGGTCGAGCGGGCAGCAGCGGAGGCCGCGGCCCAGGCGGCCGCCAAGGCCGCCGCGTCGGCCGCCGCGCAGCCTGCCGATCGGACGGCGCCGGCCGTCACCCGATCGGCCGAGGAGCCTGTGAGCATCCACTCGGCCGGACGGCCTGCCCAGAGGTAG